A genomic window from Periophthalmus magnuspinnatus isolate fPerMag1 chromosome 16, fPerMag1.2.pri, whole genome shotgun sequence includes:
- the elp6 gene encoding elongator complex protein 6 gives MFAELNSILNTFPDKFSQEEFIIISERRCDASFLIHHFLSFYLRARCKVCFLGLVQSFSHYNAVSQRLGVNLVQAKEKGQLVFLEGLQESLSHLVPQEGQAGSEALNFLGDPTKGLQDLFQFVRSSCSGPSGALGCTDRSGGPEEWGPPVLLVDDLGVLLSLGVSVGTVLDFSHYCRATVCSRLQGNVVMLLHCDEEEDDGDDEGAEQLLKGLTHQCSLTLHVQGLPTGYCRDIHGQMEVCWRRQQADEQHTLNKLFQYKVHDKGASFFARGTSSAFL, from the exons ATGTTTGCAGAGCTCAACAGCATCCTGAACACTTTCCCGGATAAGTTCTCGCAG GAAGAGTTCATTATAATCTCCGAAAGAAGATGTGACGCCTCGTTTCTCATCCACCACTTTCTCTCATTTTATCTTCGAG CTCGCTGTAAAGTGTGTTTTCTAGGGCTGGTGCAGTCCTTCAGTCATTACAATGCAGTCAGCCAGAGACTG GGGGTAAACTTGGTCCAAGCCAAGGAGAAAGGGCAGCTGGTGTTTCTGGAGGGTCTGCAAGAGTCTTTGTCACATCTGGTTCCACAAGAAGGCCAAGCAGGGAGCGAGGCACTCAACTTTCTTGG AGATCCCACAAAAGGCCTACAGGATCTGTTCCAGTTTGTGCGTTCCAGTTGCAGTGGTCCCTCGGGTGCCCTCGGGTGCACTGACAGGAGTGGGGGGCCCGAGGAGTGGGGCCCACCGGTGCTCCTGGTGGATGACCTCGGTGTCCTGCTCAGCCTGGGTGTGAGTGTGGGGACCGTCCTGGACTTCAGCCACTACTGCAGAGCCACAGTCTGCTCCAGGCTACAG GGAAATGTGGTGATGTTGCTGCattgtgatgaagaggaggatgacGGAGATGATGAAGGTGCAGAACAGCTCTTGAAAGGCCTAACTCACCAGTGCTCACTCACCCTTCATGTTCAGGGTCTCCCCACGGGCTACTGCAGGGACATACATggacag ATGGAGGTATGTTGGAGAAGGCAACAGGCTGATGAGCAGCACACACTCAACAAACTGTTTCAGTACAAAGTCCATGACAAAGGAGCCTCCTTTTTTGCTCGGGGAACATCAAGTGCATTTCTGTAA